A stretch of DNA from Desulfosarcina ovata subsp. ovata:
GGATATTCGTTTACAATGTAATAAGGCATTATGCCTGAAAAGGTGTAGCTCAAGAAATAACGAGAAAGCGCATTGAATTTATGCCAGTAAACATTGTTTTTTTGATAAATCATATCCAAGACCAGAAACCTCTAACTGATTTTTAAAATTGGATTATTTTAAAAGTATTTGGTGAATAACATGCACGCAAGTGGCAAAGCTGGCACAATCACATGGCCATGCTGTTCATGGCATGACAGCGTAAATTGTTCAAAGATGTTTACCAGTTACTCAGCTGTTTGACATTTTTTACATTCTGAAAAACAGGTAGTAAAATATGTTGAGGAGTAGAACATGGCATTAGAATATTGTCGGTTGTATTATTGAGAAACGACCTTAAATAAATCTCTGAATACCGTTGATGTTGCATACTCCTTTTCTATCTTGTCCTTGGCCTGACGCCCCATTTCCTGTGAGAAAATGCCGTTGTTATATAAAGAGAGTACTTTGGTAATGAACTCATCCTCTGTTTCATATAAAAAACCGTCAATGCCGTCTTTAACGATCTCCAAATTGTTACCTTCGGCATATATGAGGGCAGGAATTCCAACAGCCATATATTGTAATGCCTTGTATGAACATTTACCCTTCGAAATATAGTCATTCTTAAGGAGAGGCATCAAGCCGACATCAAAGCTGTTTAAATCTGTAAGTTCGGTCTCCTCTGACCATTGCCGGTTTATGACATTTACACCGCGAATAGACAGTTTTGTACCTCTATTGAAATCTGAAACAATTACCAAGTGATAGTCGATTTTTCCAGCCAGCTTTTGAAAAGAACTGTAAAGCGGTTCCAACAAGTAAAGCCCGCTGGGGCCGCCGATCCAGCCCAGAGTAAAAGTCTTTTTCTCTTCCAGTTTAACAGGATGGTATTGCCCGGTTTCCACAGGCGTTGGAATAATGGAGACGTCTGGATTATATTGCCTTGCAAATTGAGCCAAAAAAGAATTTCCAACGATTACTTTATGAACAGACTTTAAAACAACAGAATAAAATTTGGGGTGATTTAAATAGATCAAATCATCAAAATCAATTATTATCTTTTTTCTGTGAAAAATCCGAAAGAAGATTTCAACAGGAAGTGCTGCCGTAAAGACATACCTTTGTATAAAAACAACATCATATTTTCCAAATAAAATTGATATGAACAGTTTTAAAAAATGCAAAGGTAAGAAAAGAAATAATTCCGATCTCTCTATCCCTTTAAGGCCTTCCATCCGATAAGTCCGTGGAAAAAACAATTTGTATTCAATTCCACATTCTTTTAGGTATGGTAAATATTGTAATACTCTAAATCTACAACCAGAATTACGCCTTGTATTAGGAAATATAAAAGCTATTCGCATGATATTTAAACCATAATAGTATTTGATATATAATCCATAGCTTTAGACATTATATTGCAGCCTAATTCATTTAAGTAAATAAAAAATAAATTGTAAGCTCTGACTGGATTCAGAAAAAATTTCAAAAAAATTAAAAAATGCAGGACAAATCATTAAGAGTATGCTACTGCAAGCTATAATAATATAGCTTGTAGGTGCCAAGTGAATTTAAAGGAAATATTTAAAACAAGTTTCGACATGTTTCTCAAATGGCCTAAAGTCATTTTGGTCAAAGCAATTGTCGAACTGCGAGATAAATACCTTCAAGCACAAGATCGAATCAACCAGTTAGAGAAAGAAAACGCTCAACTTAAGAGAGAACTTGAGCAGGAAAAAATAAAGAACACGAACAAAGAGGTCAATAAACCTTCATCAAAGCAAGCTGAATGGGAAAAAGGCAGTGAAGCGGGCAAAGATAAAGGGAAAAAAAAGCCAAGGGGCCGCAAACGCAAACCCCGTAAGGGCGCCGGGAACCGACCTAAGAATAAAACGCCGAACCGCGAAGAAACGGCTACTGTTGATAAATGTGATTTATGCGGCAAAGATTTAAGTGGTCAAGCACCTCTTGAAAGCACCAATGAACGAATCGTTGAAGACATCGTTGCTCCACCTGAAGAAACGATCGTGACACTGGTGACTCAACAAAAGAAATATTGTGCTGACTGCCAAGCGGTAATAACCGCCAAATTGGACTTGGCCTTGCCCGGTGCCGATATCGGTTTGAATGCGACGGTATTGATCTGTTACCTATGGGTAGCCCTATGCCTGCCATACCCCAAAATAAAGGAATATCTGAAGACCTTTTACAAGTTAAGCGTATCGACCTCTGGACTTAGCCGCCATGTCATCAAAGTGGCCAGGATTATGCACAACGTGCATGATGAGATTTTAAATGGCATTAAGCACGGGACCATTTTGCACGCCGATGAAACTGGCTGGCGGGTCAGGGGAAAAAACTGGTGGCTATGGGTATTTGGCACCCCGGATACGGCCTATTTTACAGTCGACAAAACAAGGGGGGTCAAAAGTTGTCCGCCGAGTGCTCGGGGAAATATTCTTCGGAGTCCTGGTGGTAGATGGTTGGGGCGCATATTTATCCTTGATATGTGAACAGCAAAGCTGTTTATAGTACTCCAACTTAGGTTTTTTCTGGCACATTTTTTGTTTGCATTTAGAAAATATCTATTAAATCAAATAACTGGACAGCACCAACGTTTCCTGATACTTTCATGATGTACACACCTACCCATACGAGGAGTTAATCATGAATTTATCAGAATACCAGTTTGACGATGATGAAATTGCAAAATTACATGAACGTAGAGACAACCAACCAGATGTGCGATTAAAGGTCCGATTCATAGCACTCTTAATGCTGGCTGAGGGTTTTGAACTGCCAGTAATTGCATCAATCATAGGAAAATCACCAAAGACCATTGAAAACTGGCATAAGCAATATACGACAAAAGGCATCGACAGTTTAAATTCTTTTCAATACAAACCCAAACAATCCTATTTGAGATCCGAGCAGATTGATCAGGTCGTGAAGTGGGTAAAAGAAACGAACCCAGGGAAAACCAAGGAAGTCAGAGAATATATAAAAAAGAACTTTCAGGTTTCCTACAGCAACGAAGCGGTAAGGAAAATTATAAAAAAAAGAGGACTTAAAGTTATCCGGCCAAGGGTCGTACCTGGCAACCCACCCAGCGAAGAGGATCAAAAAAAAACCAATACTGTTCGGCACATTCATTGATAAGAGTATTGAGCAATAACTTTGGCGATATTCACATCAAATATTTCTAACAAATTATTTTTTACTGCTAATAACCAGTGAAGACCAATTTTATAAAACTGTTTTAATTTTTCTCCAAGAAGAGTTACTAACCCGCAAACATATGGTCTTTTTGCATTTGAATTGGAGCATGAAGATGAAGTTAGCAAGGTTTCGTTCTTATTATTTTCTTCAGATTCATGCTCATCTTTTTCATTTTCTCTGCTTATTATTTCCGTATCTTGTTTGAATGATAATAACAATAGATAAGCAATCATATACAAGTAGAATTGTATCTGTACGCCATGAGGAGATTGGCTCATTAAGTGAATTCCCTTGAAGGTTCTTTTTATGAAGCGAAAAAAAAGTTCCACTTGCCACCTGTAAGCGTAAAGCATTATAATTTCGTAAGTTGTCAAATCATTTCTGTTTGTGATCAAAATGTAGTTTTCGCCCATAGCCGTAAAGCTAACAATACGATAACTTGCTTTGTTTTCATCGCTATTGAATATTATATTTGAATCTGTGATGTCACTGAAAAATTTCAAGAATGTATCCGGTACGGTGGCAGTGAGACACTCTTTTACAGTGTACGTCATATTCGACTTTCCGCGAATAATAAAAAATGCATTGCTGTCGGATATCTGCTTGAACAGATTGAAAGCGATATAGCCTCGATCACAGACATATGTAATGCCTTCGCGAAGAATTTGCTTAACAAATTCTTTTTCGGAAAAGTTACCTTCCGTACTGATAAATTCGGTTGGAATCATTCGGTTGAGTTCAAAAGATAAATGCATTTTGATCGCATTAGCGGTTTTCTTGTAACAAGCCCATGCCATATTGGAAATGGCCGGAAAAAGCGAACCATCTACAATTAGCATTTTTCCAAGATGACTGATTTCCGGAATTTTATGCAAATCCAATTCTTTTACCAACTGATGGAATATATCTTTAAATATTTCTGGGGGATAACGATTAAACGCTTCATTATACATAGACTTCGATGCGACGACCAATCCTAATGCCTTAGCAGTTGGTGATGTTTTGATCTCAGTGACGATTTGTCCAACGCTTTTAATTCTGGTTATTATTCCAAAAAGCAAATTTGTGGTGAACGATGATAATGAAAGCTTGTAAGTGTCCAAATCATTATGGAGACTATTTTGATTAACCTCAATCAATGGTAGCACCGGTGATAGAATTGTTTGAAAAACATTTTTGTCGATGTGTTCGCTCATGGAGACCTCCTGATTAATTAATTGTACCCACCATGATTAAAACACAAAGCGATCTTTTTGTCCAGTGCTATTTTTTATTTTAATAACAGGATGTTATGGCAATATATATGCCGAACAGTATTGAAAAAAAACATCGAAAAATATTTCGAAATGAAGCGTACTTGCGAACCTGGAACGGTTTTCTTGTTTGGCGACGGCATGCATTTGGTCCATCAAAATATTCCGGGGCTATGCTGGGCAGATCCCAAGGCGCCACCAATATTGAAAACAAATACTGGACGTAAGCGACTAAATATACTAGGTGCCTACAACCCTGATTCGCTCGAGTTTGTTCATTTAACCGGGGAAGAAAACTGCAATGCGGAGCGGGTCATAGAATATTTAGACGTCGTCCTAAATGCATACCGGCATTCCCCTGCAATCGTCTTGTTTTTGGATAATGCAACCTATTTTAAAGCTGAAATTGTAACAACATGGCTCATGGAACATCCAAAACTCAAGCTGGAATTTCTTCCACCGTATTCACCAAACTTAAACCTTATTGAGCGCTTCTGGCGATTTGTCAAAGAGCATCTTGTAAGAAACAGATATTATGAAAAGTACAAAACATTTCGTGCAAAGGTTTTTCAATTTCTCAATCATATTGACGAACATACTGATGAACTAAAAACATTAATGGTGGAGAAGTTTCAAATCGTCAAGGTGACAGCATAAAGTATGCCAATAAAAACCTTAGTTGGACTACTATAGCTCACTTGTTGCGCAAGGTCCGTAAATTTCGCGATGCTTTTCCCCACCTGACTGAGATCGTGAAGTTCTATCTCAAGTTCAGGCGCATCATCCGAGATGGTGAACGTCTGCAACAAAACCGCGATCAGTTGGGAGCGTTGGTATTTCAACGACGCCTGGAACGACTCAAAAAGCGCCTGGCGGATTTAGTGCTATGGTCAAACCCTGGACCGGTTCTCGAAGAGATCATTAAAAAGGTTAAAAGACAGCAACCGCGGATCTTGACCTTTGTGGAACATCCGAACGTTCCTTTCCATAATAACTATGCTGAATATCTGATTCGCATCGGTGTTCTCAAACGTAAAATATCAGGAGGAAGCGTATCGGCTGAGGGAGCGGAGTCATATGCGATACTTCTGTCAATTTATGTCACTTGCAAGCTTCGCGGAATATCATTCCCCAAATACCTGAAAGCAAGTTTGGGCACTGGTTCAGTTGAATAGGCAATTAATTAGTCATAATTTTGAATAGTTAAATATGTTGTGCACTGAAAAGTGCTTCTGGAGTGATCTCGCATTCGAGTACTCCTAAACTAACAGCGGGCACCTTTTCAGCTTTATCTTCCGCTGATCGCCATGTTGTAAGAACGGAAAATATGAATCAACGCATCATCAAGGCAGCCAGAAGCCGCGCGTCGCGTGTTGAGGGCCAACCGTAGACTGACGCTTAAGTTTATTTGTATTAGGAAACAATTTTATAAATGCAAGAAGAACTCCAAAATAAATAGCAAAAACAGGATTTATTAAATTCGAATATATGACTTGGGAAGCCAATAGAGAGACTAAAAACAAATTAAGCATACTGTTTAAATTATATGCTCCCAAAACCCTTTTTCTATAAATATTTATGATTAAAAATAAAATAAATAAAGCATAGACTATAAACCCAAGAATACCAACTTCCGACATAATATCAATATACAACGAATGTGATGTTATTATATACGACTTTCTGATGTCAGAGGGAATAAAGTGCCCCAAATTACCAAGACCAACTCCAAATATACAATTTGAACTTATAGCATTAATTCCGGATTTCATTCTAATAATTCTATTAAATTCCTTATCGATCATACTTGATTCTGCTGGTTTAAATCTTTCTATAATAGTTTGAACAACACTACTGCCTGAAACTTGGGCGACATAGGAATTTATCCAAATGAAAATAGGTATATATATAATTGCCAAAAATAAAATTATCTTTAGCTTAAATTTCCCTTTAAGTAAAGTGAAGGCCCCTATAGAAAACATTAAAAAAATTCCAGATCGAGATAAGGTAAGCATGATTGTAGTTGAAATAATACATGCAATTATGATTGATGTTTTACTGCTAAAAATGCGATTTTCAATTTTTCTGTAAATCCCGTAATAAACAGTAATTATTAAAGGGAATAACAGATAGTATGCGAATAAATTACTGTCAAAAAATGTACCTGCCATTCTCTGAGCTAAAAAAATATTATAATCTTGATTTAAAAAAGTGATCGAGGCGCCTTCATAGTCACTAATATAATTCCATATATTGATATTCATAATGATTCTTGCGAGAAGAGACAGATAACCAATAAATGAAATTATCAAGGATGTATAGACTATATATCTCAAACAATTTAGAAATGTATCTTTATTAGTGATTAGTGAATTCGTTAAAAGAATAGTACTTAAAAATAATATCACTTGCAAAAAACGAAAGTTTGCTTGTTGAGCGTATTTTGTGTCATTACGTGATAATGAAATTAGATATAAAATAATTAAAAAACCGATCAAATAACCAGCTGTTAATGTTTTTCTATTTATAGACTTATTTCGTTTATTTAAATAAAATACGAGAGATGTTATAAATACAGTTAAAAATGAAATTCGGAATAAAGTTAACGTGACCCCTATTCCACCTACATGAAATGTAATAACGCTCAATGGAGCCGTTAGAATAAGAAGAAACAATTGAAAATTATAAGTAAAATTTACTTTTGATTCTATCAAATACTACACCTAAATAATTAAAACATGTTTTAGTTTAATTTACAATACGGGCAAAAAAAAATTTATTCTTTTACAAGATATTATCGTAACCCAAGTTTTTCATATGTTCTGTTTCTTTGTTTTTGTGATAAAAAAGTGACAATTCATCATTCTTTATGAATGCATAAGCTCTATTTTTACTAACAGTTGCTGCAAGCTTGTTTATTGTCTCTAAATCAGTTTGCAAACCACAAAAAACAGATAATGCTTGAAGGTTGCTATCCGGATCATTTAAAAAGCCTTCGTATTTTATATTCAATACATTATTTTTATTTCTAATAAAGGCAGAAAGAAGCTCGATATATTTTTCCCATATTTTAAAGGCTCCTTCTCTGCTTATACAAGCATGGACCCTCAAGCGATCATATTTATTCAAGGTTCTAAATTTTTTCAGGTGCTGTCGTATTACCTGAATAGAATAGAGAAGAAGACCTGTATCTTTAAGAATTGAGAACTGCCTCCCTGTTCTAACCGACGTGGGATCCTTACCTTCCAGTATCTGCCGGATACGCTGATTCTCCCGTACATAAAGGCTTTCAGCAGAATCCACTCCGTTTCTGTAAACGTTTACTATTTTTGCGTCCGGAAAAATGTCAAGCCATATGGGTAACAGCACCGAGTTCCTCGGATCTTTCCAGCCCCAAGGAATATCCAGTTTGCAGATCGATCTGTATTTTAGGTATTTTTTGGGGCCCAAAAAACTGAGAGCCTGTATAGAGGCCATATCTTTCCTAAGCTGCAGAGCGACTCGCTTTCTCATTTTTTTATGTTCAAGTAAATTTCTTATTGGTAAAGGATTATCCCATCCTGCGTTGGATGATTTCAATATTTTGTCATTCCGTTTTAAAAAAAATACTGCTTCATCATGGTTTTCAAGTTCCCAGCCGATGAAAAGTCCCATTTCCTTCAATAACCTAGCGATCATTGAGGTCCCAGATCTATGCATTCCAACAAGAATGGTCGGTGGCGTAATTTCCGAATTTATAAACATCACAAAAAGTTACCCTATTTAGACGTTTTTACCATTTCACAAAATGAACGGTTGATATCTTTATTTTTCCTGTAGCCTATTACTCTACCGGGAATACCCACTGCAATGCTATAATCAGGCAAATCCTTGTTTATGACGCTGCCTGCACCGACTACGGCCCCCTTTCCTACTGTTACACCTGAGAGAATCTTAACATTGGCACCGATCCAGCTATTGCTCTTAATTATCACCGGTTTCGATATCCTTTTATTTTCACTTATAGGTGAAACCCCCGATATGTCGTGGTTTGCATCTGTTATATGGCATGAAGGCGCGATGAGAACATTATTTCCGATCCAAACCGATTCCATTGAATTTATGTAACTGAATTCTCCCACAGAAGATTTATCCCCAATATGAATGGTTCCGGGACATGATTTTAAATAACAGTAGGGATATAAGTGTATTTTACCCCCCCAAAAAATATTTTTCGGTTTTGCTATTCTAACCCCGAAATCGATTACCGGTCTTTCATTAAAATTCCACAGGGAGGGCATATTAACGCCCAGCATTTTAAAAACAATAAGCCTGTATACCTTGCCTATTACCCTCAGTACTTTTATATTATCCTCAAGCAAATTTATATTTGCCTCTCTTTTGAAGGAGTGAACATATACAATGAAAATCCAAGGCGTCGTTTTATCTCAAATATGCAGTAAAGGTTAGCAGAGACAAGAGATATGCTGTTTGCACATGCAGCTCCTAAGGTCCCATAATCAGGAATTAACAACATGCATAATATGAGATTCAATACCGCACTGAAAAAAATGCTGTTTCTTACAGCGACTTCATTACCTGACATCATTAATATTGGCCCTACGGATCCTGCGGCGACATTTAAAAACTGGGCAATTGCCAATATTGTCAGAAGGTCCCATCCCTGTATGAATGAAGCTCCAAACAGGCCCATGATCCATTTTGAGCATATAACAAAGAACAGGCAGATGGGTGTACTTATCAGAATAAGTATTATAGTTGTTTTTTTTGCGTAGTAGGCGAACCCGGAAATATCACCGAGATGATACAACTCTGAATATTTTGCTGAAGAAGCCGCATTAACTGCATGTAAGATAAAACTTATCAGCATTGCGTTTCTTACTGCAATAGAGAAGATGCCCACATCTGAACTTGATCCCCATATCCCGAGAAGAAACGTCCCCGTCCAGTTCATCATGATATTCATCGAACTCACCCAGAAAAGGGGGAGACAGCTATCAAGTAACTTTCTGGTGTCGAATTCACCTGTAATATTTTTTAGCTGGGGCGTATTATATTTCCATAATAAATGGCTTATAAAAGCTATAAATATGGCTCCGGCGAGATAGGAATACATGACCCCGTTTATTCCCATCTTTCTACCTATAGTGATTACACCGATAATTATTATCGTCTGAACACCAACACTGTTTATTAACTGTGACTCACTGATTTTCTTCAGGCCTAGGATCGCCTGAGCGTTTAAAAGAAGCAATGACATCGGAACTGCGGCAAATATCATTAACCGTAGTGGTTGCAATAATTCCGGTTTGGAAAACAAATTGTTTGTTAAAAAGTCAGCAAATATAAAAACGATCGAAGCCGCGAGAAGGGAAACCAGAAATGAAAGAGAAATGCTCTTATTGTATACGCCCTTTACACTGCTCCAATCTTTTGTAGCCGCGCCGGCGGCAACAAAACGCAGTAATGAATTATCAAGCCCCATTCTTCCTAAAACGGTGGTAATTGTAGTGATTGTCAGTGCCAAGAAGTAAATCCCGGAACCATCCGCACCAATAATACGTGCCAGCATTAAATTAAAAATAAAGGCCAACCCTGCCCCCATAACTTTTATAACAAATGCAAGAGCTGCCCTTTTTATGGTTTCGCCTATTTCACTGTTCCTGATGTTGAATTTAAACATGCTTGCTATAGTTTCTAATGGTGTTGGGAACCGGAGAGGTGCTGTTACTTTATATTTTTCTCTTCTTAGAACCGGGCTTCCCAGAGAGGAAGAGTGGAGCACCGGTTAAATATTCTGGCGCAAAAACCATTGAACGGTTTTTTCAAGTCCCTGCTTTAAGTCATATTCACAGCGCCAGCCAAGGAGTGCGTCAGCTTTTGATGTATCGGAAAAATTACGTGTTACATCGCCTTGGCGTTTTCCACTATGGTATATATTTATATTATCTATCCCATGTTTTTCCAGTATCGGAAGGAGAATTTGTACCATCTCTCCAACCGTAGTCTCTTTATTTGTAGCTATCTGAAAGGTCTCTCCACAGGCATTTTCTGCTTTTACTGCAAGACGGATAGCATGTACCAGATCATCAATAAAAATAAAGTCTCGAGTCTGATTCCCGTCCCCATATATCTCAAGAGGCTTTTCTTTCATAGCCTGCCGTATAAATTTTGCCACAACACTCGTTTTATGGCCTGATCCGGGGCCATAGACGTTTCCGAATCTCAATGTTACAGTCTTGGTCCCATAGGTTTTGTAATAAGCCGAACAGTATCCTTCCCCCGCCAGTTTACTGGCACCATAGGGAGAAACCGGATGCGGCGCCAGTTCCTCATGTATCGGCGGTTCCACTTCGCCCGCCGGAGCTCCGGACGAAGCAAAAACAAATCGCTCAACTTTATTTTGTCTTGCAGCTTCCAGATAGTTGAATGTTCCAATCACATTCATCATACAATCTTTACGGGGGTTCTCAACCGAAGGACCAACTCCGGTATTCGCTGCCAGATGAACGATAACATCACTCCCAACGGCAACCTTTACAGCTAATGTCTCATCAAGGATATCACCGACAACCAGCTCGACTTTATCCTGCGTAAACTTCGGCATTGGGAGCGAGGATGATACTTCAATAAATCTGCAAACCGAGGCAAGGTCTTCACGGGATCCGATAGAGAGATTATCCAATACACGGATCCTGTGCCCGCCCTCAACCAGTTGTCTTATCAGGCTTGTGCCGATAAAACCGCAACCGCCTGTGATAAGCCAGTTTTTTACCATTTTATGCCCCTGAAAATTACATCTTTTCTGATGTTCGCCTTGTATCTCTCCACCACCTTAAACATACCGGCCATCACGTCATCAGTCAGGTAATGGGGATTGACGCCTATATCGATCAAACCTTGATATACCGGATTGTAGTAGTGCTCTTCCGCCTCTCTACGTGGATTTACAATACTTTTAACCTCAACATCATAACCCAAAGATTTACCAACTCGGCAGGCTATTTCCGCCAGTTGGTTTACAGAGAAGGTTTCCATAATCTGGTTGAATATACGCAGTTCCCCTTTCTTAGGCGGTGTCTTTTCAGACATGTGAACACACTGCAATGTATCGTTGATATTCAGATATCCACGAGTCTGACCTCCTTTACCGTACACTGTTAGTGGATAGCCCACCACAGCCTGGGTAATGAAGCGGTTGACGATTGTTCCGAATATTTCATCGTAATTGAACAAGGTCATCAACCTGTCATCAATTTTCGAATCCTCAGTCTCCATACCATACACAGGACCTTGCATTAAATCCGTGATCCGAAGGTCCCACATGCGGACAGCAAACCACATCAAGTCTGTATCCATGATTTTCGTTGTGTGATAAAGAGAACTGGCCTGACGAGGAAATAAAAATTTGTCTTTTCTTCCTTTATGTTCGATTTCAAGCCACCCTTCTTCGATATCGATATTAGGCGTGCCATACTCCCCCATGGTTCCCACATGAATCACGTGTGTATCACGGGCAAAATCCTTAAGAGCAAACATGAGATTGTTGGTAACAAGAAGATTGTTGCCCAATGTCAGGTTGGCATATTTATAATTAATTAGGGAAAACGGAGCAGAAGGTTGTTCTGCATAGTGAATCATTGTATCGGGGATACCGGTAAAGGAGTTTTCTATGGCCCACGAATACTCTACACCGCCTTTAAAAAAAGACCTCATAACTTCAGGTTGGGTCAAATCACCAATGACGACTTTGATTTCTTTTCCTGTAAGTTCATGCCAAATTTTAGCTCTTTCGATAAGCGTTGGTACAGGGTAAAGCATTCCCACATCAAGTTCCGTACAGGTGTTTCTCCGCATGTAATTGTCAACAACAGTCACGTCATACCCACGATTGGAGAAATACATGGCCGTGGGCCAACCCAGATAACCATCACCACCTAATATTAAAATGTGCATTCCGTCATCCTCCTAATATGACTACTTTTAATCTGACGGCCAACTCATTAAATGTTAAGGCCAATAGCGTTCCGCAGGATCTTTCTTGTATTCGTCATCATCCACCAGCAAACCATTTTTATCCAAGAACGTTTTAAGTTCTTTTTTTGTCAGTGGTGTTTCGTTACCTGAATGATAGGGATTGGTTAAGCTGGTCGAAACAATATTCGGATATGTGTAATCAATATCCT
This window harbors:
- a CDS encoding NAD-dependent epimerase/dehydratase family protein — protein: MVKNWLITGGCGFIGTSLIRQLVEGGHRIRVLDNLSIGSREDLASVCRFIEVSSSLPMPKFTQDKVELVVGDILDETLAVKVAVGSDVIVHLAANTGVGPSVENPRKDCMMNVIGTFNYLEAARQNKVERFVFASSGAPAGEVEPPIHEELAPHPVSPYGASKLAGEGYCSAYYKTYGTKTVTLRFGNVYGPGSGHKTSVVAKFIRQAMKEKPLEIYGDGNQTRDFIFIDDLVHAIRLAVKAENACGETFQIATNKETTVGEMVQILLPILEKHGIDNINIYHSGKRQGDVTRNFSDTSKADALLGWRCEYDLKQGLEKTVQWFLRQNI
- a CDS encoding NAD-dependent epimerase/dehydratase family protein, whose protein sequence is MHILILGGDGYLGWPTAMYFSNRGYDVTVVDNYMRRNTCTELDVGMLYPVPTLIERAKIWHELTGKEIKVVIGDLTQPEVMRSFFKGGVEYSWAIENSFTGIPDTMIHYAEQPSAPFSLINYKYANLTLGNNLLVTNNLMFALKDFARDTHVIHVGTMGEYGTPNIDIEEGWLEIEHKGRKDKFLFPRQASSLYHTTKIMDTDLMWFAVRMWDLRITDLMQGPVYGMETEDSKIDDRLMTLFNYDEIFGTIVNRFITQAVVGYPLTVYGKGGQTRGYLNINDTLQCVHMSEKTPPKKGELRIFNQIMETFSVNQLAEIACRVGKSLGYDVEVKSIVNPRREAEEHYYNPVYQGLIDIGVNPHYLTDDVMAGMFKVVERYKANIRKDVIFRGIKW